GGTGAACTGTACATGAAATAGTAGCCTACTCTGACTGGCTGACTTGTAAAGATTGATAGAAGTCCACATAAGACTGTGGGATACTGCCATTTATGCAGAGTAATTTTTCAATATTAAGcctaaactgtattttaatgtcactgttgatgaggattgtatgatctcttAATAATATTGGTCTTTAATTACAAGATATTTTTAGTGTTCCTGAAGTATGCTTGAAATAGTTTCACTTTAGCACTATCAaaacttcagtatatctttagttagACTTCAGCACtcttacaattaaatacaatttagtaTACTAAAAGAGCACATCGAGAGCtttcatttgatatatatatacatatatatatatatatatatatatcatattatatatatacacacatacatacacacacatacacatatgggtcatatggagacacacacacacacacacacacacacacacacacacacacacacacacacacacacacacacacacacacacacacacacaattgtattattttcttgtatttcttTGTACTTTAAACTTCCTTCTTTTATCACCAAGACAAATTTCAGTCAATAAAAGCTCGTTCTGATCTCCACTAGATGGCGCAATTAACTAACAGCTCTGTTATGTTTCTCTGTTTATGAACTCTTGCTCCTTTCCTAAATTATACATAACTTCAGTTATAAGTGTTGCATACAAGTCTATTCACACGTGTTCACCTACAAgtgatatttaccttgatttttccATGTTTATTCAATTATCACGTCCTCTATTTCATTCGCACAATTGTAAACAACCAGGCCTACACTAACtttagaatgaatgaataaataaatatgtaactCTCTTTTGATAATAATTAGGGTTACAAACGTAATAATATAATggatattcatattaaatatatatttttttaatataatttcagatCATTTCTGGGTGTGGGACAATGTAGCCTACTAATTTTAACgcacaaacataaataatgaaaataaaaaatatatttataatactaacATTAAGGAGATTCCATTTTACTACGGTTACCATGGCACCGAAGAATATCAACAAATTCGTTATTGTTTCCCTTTCCCCAATAACGCACGAGGTTGATTTTTCGAGTATCTGGCAACCTCAAGAGTCAGCTGACCTGCTGAGGACAGACAGAGGAGGCGCATCGCAGCGCAGCTCTACTGTAACAAAAGAGATCGATCCCTGAGACTTTAATGAGCGATCATGAGCGGCACACAATCCTACAGTCGCTTCAGTGATGAAAACTACAAAAACTGGCTGAAAACAACGGAGAGCCTTTACATTCTGAGGAGCCGCATTCAGGGCTTCATCGAAAAGGAAACCGAAACCTATCACAATTCTCTTCGAAACAAACCTCAGCTCAATAGACAGAGCTGTGCGCTGAAGTGCGAGCGTGTGAATAAggtaaactttaaatgtaatgtcaaTCAAACAATAGAAACACCCTTCTTAATTTATTGTACGATGCaaaaaaagatacagaaaaatacttttaaaatgatccCAATGTAAAAGGCTACTGTATTTGTAAAATGTCtacacattacacattttaaataatattaatgtcatTGCAATTGTGTGTCAACACAAATTGAAATATGGCAATACACCAAAAAGTGTAAAAGAATGTCAGAGTTTCTGGGAGAGTCTCTCAAATTGTGTTTTGCTTCTTTCCGCAGCATCTCTGCCGGTTGTGTGAACGCTGGAAGAAGGAAATCATTGCCAATCATAATGGGAATGATAATCGTATGTACTGGGACAACTGCCAGCCTCATCTATGGCCCACAGATAAGTGGGAAGTTGCCAAAGTAAGTAGCTTTATCTTTAATAAGCATAGAGCGTTGCTGTCTGTTGCATATGGGGAGagttatatttagatatttggtGTCAgtgaacaaaactttttatttcttctgACAGGCACATATGCCACGTGGGCAGACGAAACATCGCAAGTTTGACCAGTTTGATATCGCTGCCATCCTAAACTTCATGAATTTCTGCAAACATTTCAAGAACATCCCAGGACAGTGTGTGAGAAACGTACGTATACTGAGGAGGAAAGAACCTAAACTTCCCCAGCTCTCGTGCTGTGCTGGATAACACGTTTAACACTCATTTTTATTAGGTAATAACTGTACGGAACAGTGTAATGCATTCACCTGACTTCAAAGTGAGCAATGAGGATATGAAAAAGCATCACGGAACGCTCCTGCAGCTGGCCGAGACGCTTCAACCTCATGTCCCAGAAATGAAAGACTTGGAAAAGGAGATAACACAGGTGGATGGAAAACTATTCAGTTTATTATTAGGATGTTGCTCTTCCATAGAACCGTATTATGTATACATTGTTCAAATTCCTGTGTAGTTTTACAACATCCTGGACAGGAATTTCAATCAAGCCCCGTGTGAGGTAGATGGCCAACAGGAAGATCTCCAGACCGTGAAAGACCGCCAGAATGTTCTGAACCGTGAGCAGCAGGCCATGAAAGATAGGATTGAAGACTTTATCTCGCGCCTCGAGGGGAACCGAGATGAAAATGTCAATGTAAGTACAGTAGATCAACACTGAAGTGTGTGAACTGCATCGTGTCTGTTCTGAAACATGACTCGATGTTAAGAAAAAACCCAGGACATGAAGAGTCTCCTGGAGTTCCTGGACCAAAACAAAGATCTCCTGGAGAACCTGGGTCCTGAAGTCGACAAACTTAAAGAGATGCAGGCAAAAGTAGATCAACACGAGGAGCAGATCAGCCACCTGACAGGAAGAGTGGACCATCTGGAGAAAGTGACAcatggtgagaaaaaaattattttggtttgaTTTAATCATTAAGTAATATTTAGTTTCCTCATCATGCTTCTGATGTGTTCTGTAGGGCAAAAGGGAACTcgtaaataaagtttaatataaTATCCCttgaaaattacattattatgattatgattaaatTAAGAGGAGATCaattccttgtaaaaaaaaaaaaaaagtacagtaaacatacttttaaaaatagtacTTACTATAGATATAATGCAGTATACTTTAAAAGactatacttaagtgtgaactgaatgtactATAATGTAATCAGACacttaattgaatttaaattaaacaaaaaaaataaaaataaactattaaaccataattccaaataaataaattaaataattaataatcaattttaaaagttaaaatgtagtTCTAATGTACTTAaaagtgctgtatgtaagtttttgactctactaaagcataaaaacaccatatgtttgcagatatttaagaaacatgctaacataacatacttttttatctgaaaaacaatgctacagtcagttattctcctttgaaaatgtgcgttcctgGCCGgaatgtctgtctctgttttggtttgtgaaacccgcccactgccagtttacccaattgtatttcggcacccgggttgccagttggcggaaaacacagcatatttgatttcattcatcatcaagtatgctcgttcctgttggttcatcaatctggcaacctgcctggtcaagtctgaggaggaggggccgggtgaaaaaaccctcttcaatattttgaatttggtctgcaatacctagttcaaccactcggtgtcaatcctacatacagcagcTTTAAATAAATCAGTACCTCAAActaagttaaaattaaaacataataattaaaaaatatactttaaagtaaagctttaattttataacaatttttacaaagtgcattttttaaaagttgtaatgCAATCATGAACATGTACTGTCTTTCACTGCACTTAAGTAGCCTTTTGCCATGCTTTTAATATATAGAgcaaattaataaactaaactacaCAAGTTTAACTCAACTTGAGTCATTTTGAGTTCACATGAGTCCAACAATATTCAGATTGTCTCATTCCAGTGTTTCTTTATCCACAGATCCAGTGTTTCCTGGCAACCCGCTTAAATACAAAAACCATCTTTATGAATATTGTCAGGCAAAGAAATGGCCAGAGGACAAATTTCCTGTTTTTACAGAGGATCAAGAAGCCCAAGGTAACAAATCCATCATCCGTCCAATAAATATTAATTGCATGATAGTCCTTTTGAAACAAATAgaacatgtatttttttagacATACAGGAAAAGTGGATGACATTCCTTCATTCAGGTTTGATTCAACAGTTAATCACATAAAGTTCACATCCTCCGCACAGGTTACAGAggtaaagtgacagtaaatggaCAACGTTTCATTGGCGAAAGGGTGTTCAACGAAAAAAAGGCCGCCCATCAGGAGGTCGCATTCATTGCCCTCAAGCAGCTGAAATtacagaaagaaagcacagaTGAACCGTCAAGCTCAGCCATGCACTCTGAGgcctcctcttcatcttcctcaggTGAAATATGACTAATAAATTGTACTgttgaattataattataataagagATCAGTGTATGATACAGTagatcattttatattttgtcatttcagGAATCACTTTCTTTGGTAAAGTGACTGTGGATCTCAGTCGAGAAGTTGCGTCTGATAGATGCTCTACAAAGGAAGAAGCGACCGAAGCAGCTTATAAGCTTTTATGGGAAAGTTTTTGCATTAGTGCTCCAATAGAAGGTAAAGTACAAATATTAAGTTAAGCAATTTTAAGCCTTAATGCCTAAATGCTTAgtttaataaaacactttaagCACAATTtacatattgtattgtattactgTGAAATACATACAAACATGTTTGCATGTTATAAATCCGTTTCAGGTTTGTGCagtaaatgtgcagttttaaCCCTTTAATGGGCAAGAATGCCTTCTAAAATACATCTGAAAATTAGTTTATTGCCACTTTCAACACATCAGGActcaaataacatattttgattaaattatatatataatttgattttactgAATAGCTcattaaacctgtttttttttcttgctacaACAGATCAGACATACAAGTCAGTGATGATGGAATATTTCAACACAAATGGGTTCCCAAAACCAATAGAAGATTTTAAAGACGGCACAACCATCTGCAAGCTCAAACTCGTCGGGCCTTTTACTTTTTGTGACAAAGGTAACTGCACTTAGTCATTCATTAAACATCATTTATCTTCCTTTCACAAAAGTGTTGTGCTGATTTACAAGCTATTGTTTGCTGATGTTTAGTTTGCATTTCTTAGATGGCTCCACCAAGAAGAAACAGGCGGAGCAACAGGCAGCTAAAGTTGCTCTGCAGCATCTGTCAGGGATCCTCAACTGTCCTCCGATATCAGATACTGAGAAGAACTTCAAAGGTGTTCTGAAGGAGCGACTAGAGACACTGGGTCTAAAAAATCCTGTTTATGACACGGATAATAAAACAGAGGTCAGTGAAGAGCCCATGTCCATCGACATCAGCTCGGATCTGATTACTTCTACAGTATCCATCAGTGAGGCCAAAGAGAAAGATCATTCAGAGTCTAAAAGCATCTCCACATCAGGCCAAAAGTCAGTCTTTGTTTCTGTGCTGCCGGACCCTCCAGACTCCAGCTCTCCAGCCTTACTGAGGAAAAAGCCCAGGATTGATTGTCCAGGTAATGGAGCATGCAGGAAGAAAGATAATGTGCTGTTTCAGGGGACACCAGTAGGGAACGCTaatggtacactgtaaaaaaaaaagtgacaagtttaaagggaaactccaccccaaaataaaaattttgtcattaatcacttacccccatgtcgttccaaacccgtaaaagctttgtttgtcttcggaacacaatttaagatattttggatgaaaaccgggaggcttgtgactgtcgcatagactgccaagtaaaatacactgtcaaggtccagaaaagtatgaaaagctttgtcagaataatccatctgccatcagtgattcaatcgtaacgttatgaagcgacaagaatactttttgtacacgaataaaacaaaaataaaaactttattcaactatttgtctcctctgtgtcactccacatcagcatagcgccattttggcgaatcaGGTAGtgaatgctcttctgtgtcagccgcgccacaagaaTGTTTTTAcgctttgaaagaaaacagtgcatcagtgcagcgcggctgacacagaagagcgtacgctgcctgcgtacagctctgATTCGCCAAAATGCCGCTatggtgatgcagagagacacagaggagacaaatagttgaataaagttgttatttttgttttattcgtgtacaaaaagtattctcgtcacttcataacgttacggttgaataactgatggcagatggactattctgacgatgatttttatacttttatggaccgtgacagtgtattttacttggaagtctatgagacagtcacaagcctcccggttttcatccaaaatatcttaaattgtgttccgaagaaaatgaagcttttacaggtttggaacgacatgggggtaagtgattaatgacaaaattttcattttggggtggagtttcccTTTAAGGTACTTGTACTCAAAATCTACTTGTACATCTTTGTGTATTTTACAGAAATCAATGAGCTGTTGAATGTATATAATCTCAAGCCACCACAAGTGAACATGGAGAACATAAAATATGATCATAATTTCAAATGTACTGTGACAGTCAACCTGGAAAACTATACTTGTGTTAACAAACAACAAGGTTACGACTCTAAGAGAGAAGCCACTCGAAAAGCCTACTTGTTGTTCGGCCGTGCGATGGAAATTTTGGATCCTAGCTCAggtatatatttgtgtatttacgTATTCATATAGAAATATACCAGTCGATTTATGTTCCTtaactaatgtttttttcttgacCTCTGATTTGATGAAAAGATGTGCATTGCGCTGGTGAAGCAGCACTTTTCTCAGAggtctcttcctcttcctcaggaAGAAGTTGAAGAATCTGAAAAGTCATTTTACTGCTCACTAAAGAACATAACTTACGATGTGAAGTATGACGGACAAGGTTAGTATGAGCGTCTGAAGAAAAAAGAGTTTATAGACAAGTCAATGTgtccaaaataaagaaaatgaaaaatatatcactcaaaagtttggggtcagtataattatttatttatttgatttttttgaaagaaattaatacttttattcagcaaggatgcatcaaattcaAAGGTCACATATATTACaaaggtttcaaataaatgctatttatttgaactttctattaaaaatatatcaccgtttccataaaaaatattaagcagcactagtGTGATAATATCATTGataatatcagcatattagaaggatttctgaagggtcatatgacactgaagactaaagtaatgatgctgaaaattcagctttgcatcacaggaataaattacattttacaatatattgatgttgaaaacagttattataaattgtaataatattatacaagattactgttattactgtaattttgatcaaacaaatgcagctttaATGAGCAGAAGATGCATcattcaataacattaaaaacatttaatattttatttgtagtgtTTTAAGTACGTAAAAAAGGTATTCTTTTTATCATAATTCAGAAATatcattaagttttgttttttagggagatatttaaaaacatgtaccCTGACACAGTCaatcatattcatttattttcattttacaatgcTTCTTAAAGCAATAAATTCTTTAACTGGGAACAGAActgtaacaaaaaacattgtttgcCATTGTGTTCAAATATAATACGGTCTTTTTTAGGATCTTCAGAGGATCAAGCCAAGTTACGTACTCTCCAGAAAGCCTTACATTTATTATCACCTCTCTTTGGTTATCCTTCACTACCTGGAGCTGATAGTGCTGAAGAGGTGCAGAATCAGCTGCGCTCAATACTGAACAGGGCCGGTCAGAGAGAGCCGGTCATTGACCTGAAGTCTGAGGAACGGGCCTCTATCCAGCTGTCTTTCTGTGACTATACGCTGAAGTGCACATGTCAAAGCAACAAGAAAGCAGCTAAAAAACATCTCAGTGAACGCATACTGGGTCTGCTGGGGGTAAAGACAGGTCAGAGCCACTGAACACCAACCAGTTTGTCTTTCTTGAAGTccattattagaaaataataatttaatgattgtCATTCTGTTCTGAACTTCTTACAGAAGCAGACAATGCACCTTTGAGAAACTCTGTAGATGAGTGGTTCAAAAAGCAGATTCTGCCACAGCCAGTGTTTGAGGACACAGAAGAGGCACTTGGAGCAAAGGCTACTTTCTCTGCTCCGTTAACCTGCTGCAGTCCAGGTGagctcacatacacactcacaacatcataaatgttcaataaagatttaatgtcatttataaatatttaaaatgcccctattatggatttttgaaaattaccttttatgcagtaacacagctctaagtgaaggaaaacatcctgcaaagttttaaatcggTATAAAGTtactgtctctcaaaagaaagagtcgactctgaatcagtgaaacgagtcgtttttaaaacgaatcccaagccgtttaatgttgacatcaacatgaatcATTAGCATATTACCCGCctacttgttggtcttttcgggTTGGTCtgaatgcaaatgcaaattcattctttgccactagatgCAGCTTTTGGAGCGCTAAAAATAGTGGTTTCctcggtaacgctgtacacaaagcagcactgcgctcacaaactgAAATCGGCTTACAGCATGATTCAATCAGACAAGCATTAGTGTCACGCAAAGAAGGGGTTTGGAAAAAATCAATCATTGACCAAATCGTTTGCAGTCGATTGAGACTTTAATCATAAATCTATGTCATATCATAAgacaattaaagtgttttttgaccttgcatgcatgtcaacctgttgttggggactcccaaaaccaaaatatgaacctttcataacccataatagaggcactttaaTCATAAATCTATGTATGAATAATACATTGtaaatacagtactgttcaaacgtttggggtcagtgagattttggAATGTTTCTGAAAGTCTTGCAAAATATATTCATAACTCGCCatggctgcatttctttgatcaaatacAGTTTATGATAAAATAGAGTAGATCTgtagttttgtgaaatattatttaaatgtaacagaattgttttgttatttgaatatattttaaaatgtaatttattcctgtgatgcacagcttaattttcagcatcattactccagtcttcagtgtcacatgatccttcagaaatcattctgatgtaatgatttgctgctcaagacacaattcttattattaatgttaacagttgcactgcttaatatttttgtggaaaccatgatacaattttaggattccttgatgaatagaaagttcaaaagaagtttttatttagttttaaattaaaatcttttgtaacatgacaCTGTAAATATCTTTGCTgttacatttgatcaatttaatgcattcttgttgaataaaaaaaataaataaatactgaccacAGACTTTACAATGGCAGAATAATTCAAAAACAATTCATAATAATCAGAGTAAACAGTTCTTCTGTCAAGGTGGGAATATTtgtgtgtaatattaatatattacagttGGCTAAAAGTTGGTTGTTTGATTTCTAGGCTGGGAAGACAGCTGGGAAGCTGCAAAGTCGAAGCTgcttcaagagctcaagctcAGATTTAGATTTCTGGATGacaaaaacaattgaaatttattttagCTGGAAAAAAATTGGTCTGGATGTCCAAGTCACCTACTCTAACTTGACTTGTCCTGGTGAAGATTCTCAAACCTGGCTTGcaattttatctattttaagctgttgtttttcaatacaaatatagatttacattcataaatgtacatttatttattacattttacattttcctgGGATTTAAACCAATGGCCATGACATTGAGAATGAAACTAGAGATTTTTTAAGGATTTATACCAGAGGTATACCAACTAAACCATTTTAACATCAGAAGAAAATTACAAATCAAAGAAGTGTACTGTAATTGTATCGAAtgaaaaacgaaagaaaaaaaaattga
The DNA window shown above is from Cyprinus carpio isolate SPL01 chromosome B25, ASM1834038v1, whole genome shotgun sequence and carries:
- the LOC109074045 gene encoding uncharacterized protein LOC109074045; this encodes MSGTQSYSRFSDENYKNWLKTTESLYILRSRIQGFIEKETETYHNSLRNKPQLNRQSCALKCERVNKHLCRLCERWKKEIIANHNGNDNRMYWDNCQPHLWPTDKWEVAKAHMPRGQTKHRKFDQFDIAAILNFMNFCKHFKNIPGQCVRNVITVRNSVMHSPDFKVSNEDMKKHHGTLLQLAETLQPHVPEMKDLEKEITQFYNILDRNFNQAPCEVDGQQEDLQTVKDRQNVLNREQQAMKDRIEDFISRLEGNRDENVNEKTQDMKSLLEFLDQNKDLLENLGPEVDKLKEMQAKVDQHEEQISHLTGRVDHLEKVTHDPVFPGNPLKYKNHLYEYCQAKKWPEDKFPVFTEDQEAQGYRGKVTVNGQRFIGERVFNEKKAAHQEVAFIALKQLKLQKESTDEPSSSAMHSEASSSSSSGITFFGKVTVDLSREVASDRCSTKEEATEAAYKLLWESFCISAPIEDQTYKSVMMEYFNTNGFPKPIEDFKDGTTICKLKLVGPFTFCDKDGSTKKKQAEQQAAKVALQHLSGILNCPPISDTEKNFKGVLKERLETLGLKNPVYDTDNKTEVSEEPMSIDISSDLITSTVSISEAKEKDHSESKSISTSGQKSVFVSVLPDPPDSSSPALLRKKPRIDCPEINELLNVYNLKPPQVNMENIKYDHNFKCTVTVNLENYTCVNKQQGYDSKREATRKAYLLFGRAMEILDPSSDEKMCIALVKQHFSQRSLPLPQEEVEESEKSFYCSLKNITYDVKYDGQGSSEDQAKLRTLQKALHLLSPLFGYPSLPGADSAEEVQNQLRSILNRAGQREPVIDLKSEERASIQLSFCDYTLKCTCQSNKKAAKKHLSERILGLLGVKTEADNAPLRNSVDEWFKKQILPQPVFEDTEEALGAKATFSAPLTCCSPGWEDSWEAAKSKLLQELKLRFRFLDDKNN